A genomic region of Mus musculus strain C57BL/6J chromosome 7, GRCm38.p6 C57BL/6J contains the following coding sequences:
- the Vmn1r57 gene encoding vomeronasal 1 receptor 57 — protein sequence MEVLALNILLLCHVVVGTVGNILLFVHNFSPNLTDSRLRPIQVILINLAVANAFMLLFSTYSYDLIDFVPRKPPTDLKCKLAYFFHMVARGTIMCSTCVLSTYQFVTLVPGNWARVMFREISPKVVSYSCFSCWLFSVLNNAYIPMNVSGPQKSHNDSDSKDNWICSISGVSVDMNFLRFSHDIIFLGIMAWTSVSMVIHLNRHHQRMNHIHKVNQNNRGHAETRAAHTILMLVVTFVSLYILNCIIILFHITFVESRLSLRHVTKLLSLSFPTISPLLLIFREPRGHCSLLFSVGLEIHVTGGVITEEQ from the coding sequence ATGGAAGTGTTGGCTCTTAACATCCTTTTGCTTTGCCATGTTGTGGTTGGGACTGTGGGcaacatccttctgtttgtccATAACTTCTCTCCAAACTTGACTGACTCCAGACTGAGGCCCATACAGGTCATTCTAATCAACTTGGCTGTGGCCAATGCATTCATGCTCCTTTTTTCAACATATTCATATGACCTGATTGATTTTGTTCCAAGGAAGCCTCCAACTGACCTCAAATGTAAACTTGCATACTTCTTTCACATGGTGGCTCGAGGCACAATCatgtgttccacctgtgtcctcAGCACCTACCAGTTTGTCACTCTTGTTCCTGGTAACTGGGCTAGGGTCATGTTCAGAGAAATATCCCCCAAGGTCGTGAGCTATTCTTGTTTCAGTTGCTGGTTGTTCAGTGTCTTAAATAATGCTTACATCCCAATGAATGTCAGTGGTCCACAGAAATCACACAATGACTCTGATTCTAAAGACAATTGGATATGCTCCATCTCTGGGGTCAGTGTAGACATGAATTTCTTGCGGTTTTCCCATGACATCATATTCCTTGGCATTATGGCttggaccagtgtctccatggtgaTTCACCTAAACAGACATCACCAGAGAATGAACCACATACATAAGGTCAATCAAAACAACAGAGGCCATGCTGAGACCAGAGCAGCCCACACCATCCtgatgctggtggtcacatttgtgAGCTTATATATTCtaaattgtattattattttatttcacattacCTTTGTGGAATCTCGTCTCTCGTTGAGGCATGTCACAAAACTTCTATCTCTAAGCTTCCCCACCATTTCTCCCTTACTGTTGATATTTAGGGAACCTAGGGGTCATTGTTCTCTGCTCTTCAGTGTGGGCCTGGAAATCCACGTGACTGGGGGAGTAATTACAGAGGAACAGTAA